One window from the genome of Deltaproteobacteria bacterium encodes:
- a CDS encoding cytochrome c3 family protein, whose translation MTRLRLIAGCLTLTVQVLCLLAIGLGRGVEAQSPSDMARTPHNLSVSGPGPVQALTETRICIFCHTPHNATPLSPLWNKELEPQVYTVYASPTLRAGPLPQPSGASKLCLSCHDGTIALGAVVNPVGGIGMASAALGSHSSFGLDLSGHHPVSFAYHNALPNPELALSPPPELVYGGADEVHCTTCHDPHSDRYEKFLLKDNRYSALCTSCHQLTGWSSSAHATSTASVVGILPRPPKTWPTYTQLNEWGCEACHTPHFAPTAEQLLNFTAAPPDPFSCTSAGCHSSAPGEPHATTARAAVGAPGRAAAGMVDIARQTRKPSAHHEPLGAFALALQLPGGAARSGVRSIACADCHNPHFTARGKAQAPYASGLLRAVSGVDRNGMEIRSVTYEYEVCFKCHGDNTPDLNYVPRVLAVTNTRRAFDAANPSYHPVVSMGRNLNIPSIPSPLEPSMSPSAMIYCTTCHADDEGGASGPHGSAFAPILKERYETADYTPESYDNYALCYRCHNRSSIMNDVSFRKKTMRTTASGGGHSGHLAAGAPCSACHDAHGVNEFGARQTGSHTHLINFDTRIVLPKAGLYPLFCDGDTATIDSGCPPAVGGVFSGSCTLVCHGVVHDGTSYP comes from the coding sequence ATGACGCGACTTCGTCTGATCGCCGGTTGCCTCACGCTGACTGTCCAGGTTCTTTGTCTGCTCGCGATCGGCCTGGGTCGTGGTGTCGAGGCGCAGAGCCCGTCCGACATGGCCCGCACCCCGCACAATCTGTCGGTGTCGGGCCCCGGGCCGGTGCAGGCGCTGACGGAAACCCGCATCTGCATCTTTTGTCACACCCCGCACAACGCCACCCCGCTGTCGCCGCTGTGGAACAAGGAGCTCGAGCCGCAGGTCTACACCGTCTATGCGAGCCCGACCTTGCGCGCCGGCCCGCTGCCGCAACCTTCGGGTGCCAGCAAGCTCTGTCTGAGCTGTCATGACGGCACGATCGCGCTGGGCGCGGTGGTTAACCCGGTCGGCGGCATCGGCATGGCCAGCGCCGCGCTCGGCAGTCACTCGAGTTTCGGTTTGGACTTATCCGGCCACCACCCGGTGTCCTTCGCTTACCACAATGCCCTGCCCAATCCCGAGCTGGCGCTCTCGCCGCCGCCCGAGCTGGTGTACGGCGGCGCCGACGAGGTGCATTGCACCACTTGTCACGACCCGCACAGTGACCGCTACGAGAAGTTCCTGTTGAAGGACAACCGCTACTCAGCGCTATGCACCAGTTGCCATCAGCTGACGGGATGGAGCAGCTCGGCACACGCGACCTCGACCGCTTCGGTGGTCGGGATTCTGCCGCGGCCGCCGAAGACCTGGCCCACCTACACGCAGCTGAACGAGTGGGGCTGCGAGGCCTGCCATACACCCCATTTCGCCCCGACCGCGGAGCAGTTGCTGAATTTCACCGCCGCGCCGCCGGATCCGTTTTCTTGCACCAGCGCCGGTTGCCACAGCTCAGCACCAGGTGAGCCGCACGCGACCACCGCGCGTGCAGCTGTCGGCGCCCCGGGGCGCGCGGCTGCCGGGATGGTCGATATTGCCCGCCAAACACGCAAGCCCTCCGCCCACCACGAGCCCCTCGGTGCCTTCGCGCTGGCCCTCCAGCTGCCCGGCGGGGCGGCACGCTCAGGTGTGCGCAGCATTGCTTGCGCCGATTGCCACAACCCGCATTTCACCGCTCGGGGCAAGGCCCAGGCCCCGTATGCTTCGGGCCTGCTGCGAGCGGTCAGCGGCGTCGATCGCAACGGCATGGAGATCCGTTCAGTGACCTATGAATACGAGGTTTGCTTCAAGTGCCATGGTGACAACACCCCGGACCTCAACTACGTTCCCCGCGTGCTCGCCGTCACCAATACCCGGCGGGCCTTCGATGCCGCCAACCCCTCGTACCACCCGGTTGTCAGCATGGGCAGGAACCTGAACATTCCCAGCATTCCCTCGCCGCTCGAACCCAGCATGAGTCCGTCGGCGATGATCTATTGCACCACCTGCCACGCCGACGACGAGGGCGGTGCCAGCGGGCCCCACGGCTCGGCGTTTGCGCCGATCTTGAAGGAACGTTACGAGACCGCAGACTACACTCCGGAGAGCTACGATAACTATGCCCTCTGTTACCGTTGCCATAACCGATCGAGCATTATGAACGACGTAAGTTTCCGTAAGAAGACGATGCGGACGACGGCTTCCGGGGGCGGCCACAGCGGACATCTGGCAGCCGGCGCGCCCTGCTCGGCCTGTCACGACGCGCACGGAGTCAACGAGTTCGGCGCGCGGCAGACGGGGTCGCACACGCATCTCATCAACTTCGATACCAGGATCGTCTTGCCCAAGGCGGGTTTGTACCCGCTGTTCTGCGACGGCGATACCGCCACGATCGACTCCGGTTGCCCGCCGGCGGTTGGCGGGGTCTTCTCAGGAAGTTGTACGCTCGTGTGTCACGGTGTAGTTCACGACGGCACTTCCTATCCGTGA